The DNA segment CCAGTGTGACATCTAGGGAAGCCCACGGTGGGTGCTCAGGCCCGGTGGGTGGAGAGCTGGTTAGGCCCTGGGGTGTCTGGTGCCTCATCATCCCCCAGATTCAGCTCGGTAGGACCAAAAGGGGACAGATGTTTGGGGTTTGGCTAAGTCCCTGGGGTCCAGCTGGGGCAGGAGTGGGAAGGTTCGGCCATGTGTTTCTgattcactggggctggctgacCAGTTCTTCCCCGCAGTCCCTCTAGGCCTAGTAAAAAGCTCCAAAAGCAGGAAATCTTGTGTCGTGCCTGGTAAACAAACTCATCTCGGGCTGCAGAGCCTGCCcccgggggagggggggggagttGGGGATGGGAGGTGAGGAGTGTGAGCCCCTCTGACTTCTGCCCTTCCAGTCTATTCCCTGGTCCCTCTCTGTGCTAGCTGGAGGTAACCTCAGTTTTCCAGCCTGGCCCCTCCTCTGGCAGGTAAAACTCCAGGGTCTGGGGCAGGCTAGGTCCAGCTGTACACATCTGGAGCTGACCTGCGGGTAAAGAGCAGTTCTTGAGAACTCTGCTCTCCTGGGGAACTGCCGATGGTGGGGGAGGCACAAGTGGACTGGTTGGTCAGCAGCGGGAAGGACAGCAGGCCTGGCCTCTCCCTGCCCTTGGGGACCTCCTCTGCAGAGCTGAGTGGGGAGGCCCGTAAACAGGAGGTGGCGTGGGGCGGGGACCTTGGAAGAGCCTGGGGGAGACGTTGCTTTTTCTGTGGGAAACTGCTGGGAATATTTCTCTACAACACGTGTCCCAAGCCGCTGGCTGACCCCCGGGTTCCTGTTCCCGCCTccgctctcctcctcctccttcagcacTGCCTCTGCCCTTCCATTCAGCTCCCAGAGTCAGCTCCCTCTTGGAGGTCTAGGGGGGTCTGAGTGTTCCCAGCCGTCCCATCCGAAGCTTCCAGTCAGCAGGAGTCATCGAGTTGGGCCACCCTGTTGGGAGCTGTCCTCTCTGGTCAGACTGGAAGTAAATATCCACTAATTTTGTCGGTGTGGGTGACACCCATGTAGGTCCCTTGTGAGCctgggcatgtgtatgtgtccttGTGACCTTCCTGGCTCCAGCTATGCTAAGGCAGACGATGGATGGAACTACTGACTGGTCACGTCGAATGGGGAACAGGCCTAGTGGACTGGTACTCCAGGAGGAAGGGTGGAGTTGGCCCACCCTGCTCAGCTTGAGCAGCCATCGCCCTGCCGGGAGGGAGATCATCATAACCTCGGGTGATCCGAGCCTTCCCTGCTCCAGACAAGGAGAAGCCATGCCCAGATACATCTACTTGGAGTTCATGGCTCTGTGTAGCCGAGAGTAGGGGCTGGACAGGAGCTGTCCTGTGGTCTGAGAAGAAGAGTGCTGTGCCCACAGGCCCTCTGCCTTGTGCCTACTTTCCAGCGTGTCTGCATTAGGGCTCCTGCCACAGCAGCCAGTCCCTGTTCCTGGGAGAGATGGGAAGCCCAGGGGACAAGAGAGGACACCACAGGGAGGCTGCCCAGAccacccttcccccctcctcacGTGGTGGTGTTGGGGACCTGCTGTACCCAGCCCACTTCCTTGTAGGCCGCGGTCACATGGCTGTAGATGAGACCGCGCAGCTTGGTCCAGGCTTTCTGCGTCTCGACGGGGAAGTCATTGGCAAACTCCTCGGCGATCACGTCCAGAATGACCCCAGAGAGAATCTGGGGGCAAAGAAGGTGGAGTAAGGGCCTGGGCACCCTGCCTCCCACCTTCCTCAGGACCCCTGCTAGGACCACATTGGATCATGTGACACAAGCTAACAGCCTGGTGCTTACTGGAGACCATGCTCTCAGGACAAGGACTGCAGCGGACTggtcccacctctctctcctgctgtgctgcCCTTTCAGGCTGGCAGCAGCCTCCCCAAGAGAACAGGCTAGCAGCATGGTGCCCATCTCTGCTATTCTGGGAGCCCTCCCAGAGCCACAGGTTCTAGGGGGCAATGGCCCTGTGGCTTGTGGGCTCTGGACAAGAGTGAAGGGAAGGAATGGACGTACCTTAAAGTACATAGGTTCCACCTTGTGCTTGAGGGCGTGGGCCTTGCCAACCAGCGCGAGCACAGAGGATACCTTGTCTGGGTCATGCAGGTTCTCCACGACCGTGTTGAGGGCCCCCATGACCCGGCAGGCATGTTTCCGCAGCTGAGGACTCCTCTCCATCTCCAACGGATCCTCCATGTGTTTAAACTGGCTGAAGTACTGCTTGGCCGACGGGAAGTTCACAAAGAACCtgggagggaggaacagggtGGGCACTGAAGCAGGGGGCTGCCTCCAACTTGGAGGCGCGGGGTGGGGGGTTAGTAGTTATGCTGCCACACCAGTGATGGATTTTACTCCCATACAGAGCTGTCCTTCCAGTCACAGGCTCTCCAACTTGTTTGGGCTGGCAGCCTCTCGTGCAAGGCCACTGTCCACCTCACCTCTGAGTGTTCTCTGAGCCTACTGAGACCTGCTCTCTCATCACCGAGAGAGTCTAGAATCATGGaacaattgttttaatttttaattaaaggcTCAGTTTGTTGCCCAGGATGGCCCTGAACTCCTGGGCTCCAgtaatcctgcctctgcctcccaagtatgtACCATTCGTTGtactttcctccttctctccctcttcttttctgagacaagatccTGCCAACTACACATGGGCTAGCCTGgatctctgtgtagaccaggctggcttagaaacTTGCAACATTCCTACTCCCCCGgggcctcctgaatgctggggttacaggcacggGGTACCAGGCTCCCTCTCCTCCATATCCCGTTTTTTTACTTAGCTTCCCCTCAGCACTGGTGGTTCCTAGGGAAGCACCCACAACTTCTCTTCTCTAAGCCTCATTCCTGTCCCATTAGGGCTGTGAATGTCAGGAGAAACTGTGTGTCTGTCGTCAGCACGGTGTCTACGACACTTGAGGCTCAGTCAACATGGCGTCCTTAGAGGATTAGCGAGGCTGGGGGTGACCTGTCTGTGCTCATGCAGCCAACGAAGAAGAGACGAACAAGAGAAAACCTTTTCTCCTCGCCGAGTGGTCGATCTAATTTAAACAGTTGATTTTCCCTTTGTGGAGTGATTTGTAATTACTTATCCGTGAGGTCTTAAACTCACACCacgccctgcctctgcctctcaaatgagGGATCTAAAGTCATGCTCCACCACACCCCCCCGCATCCCCAAAAGAATCCCTTGGAGGGGAATTTGTGTTTTCCTAACAGTGGCCCTTCCCTTCTCTGGTTTATCTAGGTTTGTTTAATTCCCCcactctcctttcactgtgtCTTTCACCATCCGGGAAACACCCCTGGGCTCCCTGGTTTACACCTGAGGTAGACGCTCCAGACACTTTACGCATGGTCCCTGCCCACCTCCCTAGCGCCATGTCTACACTGACTTTGCCCAGAGTCCTCTCTCTGTCCCAGCCCAGCAAAAGGCACTTAGCATTGGCCAGGCTTCCTTCCCATGATGCAGTGGGATGCCTGACACATGCCCCATGTCAGACCTGCCCTTTTCTGGCCACCCAGGGTGGCTGTCCTTCCATGGCCATTAGTGCCGCTGGGTAGTTTTCTCTGCTACCCTCTCAGTCTGTCGGGCCAGACACCAAACCATAAGCAGTGGCAGGGTCTCACGAAATGCCCTGACCCTTCACCCCGGCCTAGGGTGCTTCTGGCTAGGGCACAGTAAGAGTTCTTCAGAAGGAGTATAAAGTGTCCTGACCAGTGGGTGTCATCATCCCCTGAGGCGTTAGAGGAGCTCACAGCTCGTGGCTCAGGCCCACGAGTCTGATGTGAGGGAGACATAGAACATCATGCTGGCCAGCCCATCTGTGGCCACAGCTGATTTTTGTCAGGAAGGGTCTGACAATGACCGGGGTGTTGTCCACGTGGAGAGGGACAAGGACCCCCTTGGATGCTGAGTGTGACCTTGGACACTTCACGGCCCTTCCTCCTGTCTGTGGAAGTTTGAGAGAAGCTCTGTCACTTGCTTCTGCAGAGGTGCGTGGGTGTGGAACAAGGTGGCAGCGGGATAACATGCAGGACTTCTCCGGAAGCTTTGTGATGAGGGACGAACGAAGATGCCCCccggagggctggggagatgagcCTATGTGTAAAGTCACTCGGAGTGCAACTAAGTTTGATCCTCGGAGTGTATAAAAACCCCAAAGGCAGGATGCTGCGGCACACGAGTAACCCCAGCCCTCCTTGGCAGTGGGACATCATCCCCAGGGAAGAGTGCAGTGGTGGAAACaagagagactcttcctcaatgacctccacatgaaTGCCGTGACAGAGAAACATGCCCCTCATCCCCTACACAAAACCACCAGCACCTCAGACTTTAGGGTGTTCCCAATTGCAATaaaaatgagttttattggggttggggatttagctcagtggtagagcgcttgcctagcaagcgcaaggccctgggttcggtccccagctccgaaaaaaagaaaaaagagaagaagaaaaaaaaatgagttttattTTGGCCCCATAGGCTGCCAATTGTAAGCTATTTGAAAGGCATCTCTTACAGCATTCCGTAGCCACAGCCTAGAGGCTATTGGGTCCTTTCCCCTGAGGGCATCCCAGCGGACAACTATCCCTGAACATTGCTTTGCTCCCCATCTTGTGGATCAGGAACTGACTGGTCCCCAAGGCTGCCCAGCAGGCAGGAACCAGGCCTCAGCACAGGTGAGAGTCTCTTGTCtcgggggctggagggatggctcagtggttagagcaccgactgctcttccagaggtcctgagttcaattcccagcaatcacatggtggctcgcaaccatctgtaatggatcaaattctctcttctggtgtgtctgaagacagtgacagtgcactcacataaaataaataaatctttaaaaaaaaagtctcttgtCTCAACACAGCGGCACCGGCACTACATGTGGCCCCAGGAGCAGGAGCCTTGAGCTCTGCCTACCATGCTGGCTTCTCCCGAACCTGTGtttcctcccacccctccctggCTGGTTTGAGCTGCTAGGGAGAAGCCCTAGCAGCCAGTCTTGGGGAGTTTCTCAGCTCTCAGAGGCATCTGGGTTTCCAAGAGCCTGAAATAGGCCCATCTGTGTGTGAGGGGGAACGTGTCAGCATtacaactgggggggggggtgggcgaTGCTCCCTCCCCAGGCTTCTTTCTGACATGAGTAGAAACATGGGT comes from the Rattus norvegicus strain BN/NHsdMcwi chromosome 10, GRCr8, whole genome shotgun sequence genome and includes:
- the Cygb gene encoding cytoglobin, with translation MEKVPGDMEIERRERNEELSEAERKAVQATWARLYANCEDVGVAILVRFFVNFPSAKQYFSQFKHMEDPLEMERSPQLRKHACRVMGALNTVVENLHDPDKVSSVLALVGKAHALKHKVEPMYFKILSGVILDVIAEEFANDFPVETQKAWTKLRGLIYSHVTAAYKEVGWVQQVPNTTTLPATLPSSGP